TCGCGCAGCCGGCTCATCGCTGTTGCGTAGCGAGAGCGGGGCGCCGATGCTATGAGCAGAGACGTGATGTTCTCCGCCGTCGTCGGCGGTCCGGCCCGGGCTTCGACCGGGCGCCTGGAGGCGGCGATCGGGCGGGGACGGCGGGTTCCGGGCCCATCCGGGATCACTTTCGGCGCAAGGAGGCCGGTCGGCGCATGAAGAAGATCGAAGCGATCATCAAGCCGTTCAAGCTGGACGAGGTGAAGGAGGCGCTTCAGGAGGTCGGCCTGCAGGGCATCACCGTTCTCGAGGCCAAGGGCTTCGGACGGCAGAAAGGCCACACCGAACTCTATCGCGGCGCCGAATACGTCGTCGACTTCCTGCCCAAGGTGAAGATCGAGATCGTGCTGGCCGACGAGATGGTCGACGGTGCCATCGAAGCCATCATGAAGGCCGCCCAGACCGGCCGGATCGGCGATGGCAAGATTTTTGTATCGACGGTGGAGGGGGCGATCCGCATCCGTACCGGAGAAACCGGCGCGGACGCGATCTGAGGGCTCATCCCGACCCGCAAGTTCGTCGGCCCGGCGGTCATAGGACCCCGCGGATCGTATGAGTTGAGAAACGACCATAAGAGGATTGCTGAGATGAAGAACGCCAAGGATGTCCTGAAGGCGATCAAGGACAACGACGTCAAATATGTCGACTTCCGCTTCACCGACCCGCGCGGCAAGTGGCAGCATGTGACGTTCGACGTCACCATGATCGACGAGGACATCTTCGCCGAAGGCACGATGTTCGACGGCTCCTCGATCGCCGGCTGGAAGGCGATCAACGAGTCCGACATGCTGCTGATGCCGGATCCGACCACCGCCTGCATGGATCCGTTCTTCTCGGCGGCCACGATGGTCATCACCTGCGACGTGCTCGAGCCGGCGACCGGCGAGCCCTACGGCCGCGACCCGCGCGGCATGGCCAAGAAGGCCGAGGCCTATCTGAAGTCGACCGGTATCGGCGACACGATCTATGTCGGCCCCGAGGCCGAGTTCTTCGTCTTCGACGACGTCAAGATCGCTGCCGACCCGTACAACACGGGCTTCAAGCTCGACAACGTCGAGCTGCCGATCAACGGCATGACCGAATATGAGGGCGGCAACCTCGGCCACCGCATCGCCACCAAGGGCGGCTATTTCCCCGTCCCGCCGCAGGACTCGGCGCAGGACATGCGCGGCGAGATGCTGGCGGCCATGGCGGCCATGGGCGCCAAGGTCGAGAAGCACCACCACGAGGTCGCTTCCGCCCAGCACGAGCTCGGCCTGAAGTTCGACACGCTGACCCACATGGCCGACACCATGCAGGTCTATAAGTACGCCATCCACAACGTCGCGCAGAGCTACGGCAAGACCGCGACCTTCATGCCGAAGCCGATCTATGGCGACAACGGCTCGGGCATGCACGTCCACCAGTCGATCTGGAAGGGCGGCAAGCCGATCATGGCCGGCAACAAGTACGCCGACCTGTCGCAGGAGTGCCTCTGGTACATCGGCGGCATCATCAAGCACGCCAAGTCGCTGAACGCCTTCACCAACCCGTCGACCAACTCCTACAAGCGTCTGGTCCCGGGCTATGAGGCTCCGGTGCTGCTGGCCTATTCGGCCCGCAACCGCTCGGCTTCCTGCCGTATTCCGTGGACGACCTCGCCGAAGGCCAAGCGCGTCGAGGTCCGCTTCCCCGATCCGATGGCGAACCCCTATCTCGCCTTCGCGGCCATGCTGATGGCCGGCATCGACGGCATCGTGAACAAGATCGATCCGGGCCCGGCCATGGACAAGGATCTCTACGACCTGCCGCCGCGCGAGCTGAAGAAGATCCCGACGGTCTGCGGTTCGCTGCGCGAGGCGCTGGAGTCGCTCAAGAAGGACAACGCCTATCTCAAGGCCGGCGGCGTCTTCAACGACGACTTCATCGAGAGCTACATCGAGCTGAAGATGCAGGACGTGGCGCGCTTCGAGATGACGCCGCACCCGGTCGAGTTCGCGATGTACTACTCCTACTGAGGATTTCGGTCGGCCCTCGAGGCTGGCCGCGAGCTTCCTCCCGACCGCGGTTCGCGCGGTCCACCTTTGCAGCCGGGGTGGCGACACCCCGGCTGTTTTTTTGTCTCCGGCGGGCGTCGGACCGAACCGGCTGGCGCGCGCCCTGCAACGCCGTCTTTACGCAGCTACGGCATGGTCGCCGCCGATGCGCGGGCAGGCCGCGCCGCGGAGAGCCGGCGCTTGACGACGATCCACATCAACGGGCGCTTCCTGGCGCAGCCGCTCACCGGCGTGCAGCGCTTCGCCCGCGAGCTGACGCAGGCGCTCGACCGGCGGATCCTCCGCGGTGCGGTGCCGCCTGCGCTGGCGAATGCCGCATGGCGCCTCGTGGTGCCCGAGAACGCCGCAGAGGATTTTGCGCTGGCGGCGATTGAACGCGAACGTCTCGGCGGCGGCAGCGGCCATCTCTGGGAGCAGACGGCACTGGCCTGGCACAGCCGGAACGCGATCCTGCTCGGCTTCGGGGGCAGCGGCCCCCTGCTCCACCGCCGTCAGCTCACCGTGATCCACGACGTCACCATCGTGCGGCATCCGGAGTCCTTCAGCCGCGCCTACCGGCTGTTCCACCGCCTGCTCGGCACAATCCTCACCCGCTCCGCGACGGTGGCGACCGTGTCGGACTTCTCCAGGCGCGAGATCGGAGCGGTCTTCGGCGTCGATCCCGACGGCATCGCCGTCATCCACAACGCGACCGACCATTTTGCTGCGCTGGCGCCCGACGAGGCGATCCTGCAGAGGCTGGGCCTGGCGGGGGGTGATTACTTCCTACTGGTGGGAACGCTGAAGCCGAACAAGAACGTCGCCTTCGCGATCCGAGCCTTCGAGGCGCTGGGCGCCAGAGGGCAGAAGCTCGTCATCGTGGGCGGCGTCCATTCCCACGTCTTCAAGGGCGGCGGCTACGGGACGGGCGAGAACCTCGTCTTCGCCGGGCGGCTGGAGGATGCCGAGATCGCGGCGCTGGAGCGGCGGGCAACCGCCTTCCTGTTCCCCAGCCTCTATGAGGGGTTCGGCATTCCGCCACTGGAGGCGATGTCGCAGGGTTGCCCCGTGCTGGCGGCCGATATCCCGCCGGTGCGGGAAGCCTGCGGGGACGCGGCGCTCTATTTCGATCCGCGCGACGAGGCACCGCTCATCGCGGCGATGCGGCGCATTCTCGACGAGCCCGGGCTTCGGCAGGAACTTGCCGGGCGCGGCCATGACAACGGCGTCCGCTTTTCCTGGGATCGCAGCGCCGCGGCGCTGCTCGACGTGATCGCGGGGCTCGCGACCCGCCGCTGATCAGCGGCCGGAGCGCAGCCAGCCGGTGACGGTGGCCAGCCAGCGCGAGGGACCGAAGGCCGGGCGCAACGGCGACACCGTGTCTTCATGCCCGAACGCCTCGCCCGCCATCCGCGCCGCCCGCTCGAGCCCGCTGATGCCGATCATCTGCCGATGTCCGTGAGCCATGGTCCGTTCCCCCTCGTCTTGGCAATGCGGCCTGCCGAAGCGGCGGGTCGATCGCGTGCCCAGTCTCTGCTCCCATCGCTTAATGCGCGTTGAACGAAACGGTTCCGCGACGCGTCCTCCCGCCCTTTCGTGACGCTGAGACGACACCACCGGGACAGGCTGGTTTGCACGGGGTTGCGGGCACTGTAGAAGGGCTTCGGCGCACGGCGGGGCGCCGTCTGGGCTATGATCGGCCGTCGCGAATCGGGGACTTCAGACCGGACATGGCGGATAACGGCGATCTTTTCGGCGGCCAGCCCGACGGCCCGGCCCCCATGGCCCCGCCTGCGGCACCCAAGCCTGCGCGCGCTGCCGCGGCGCAGGCCGCAACGGTCGCGTCCGTGCGCCAACAGCCGGCTGCAGCCGCGCCTCCGCGCAACGGCACCCTGTCGGAGACCGGCTACGACGCCTCAGCCATCGAGGTGCTGGAGGGGCTGGAGCCTGTACGCCGCCGGCCGGGCATGTATATCGGCGGCACGGACGAGCGCGCGCTGCATCATCTCTTCGCCGAGGTCATCGACAACGCGATGGACGAGGCCGTGGCGGGCCATGCGAGCTTCATCGATGTCGAGCTGCTGGAGGATGGCTCGATCGCGGTGACCGACAATGGCCGCGGCATCCCGGTCGATCCGCACCCGAAATTTCCCGGCAAGTCGGCGCTCGAGGTCATCATGACCACGCTCCATGCCGGCGGAAAATTCGACTCCAAGGCCTATGAGACCTCCGGCGGCCTGCACGGCGTCGGCGTCTCCGTCGTCAACGCGCTCTCGGACCGGCTCGAGGTCGAGGTCGCGCGCGGCAAGATGCTCTATCGCCAGGTGTTCTCGCGCGGCGTGCCGCAGGGCCCGCTGGAGACGGTCGGCCCGGTCGCCAACCGCCGCGGCACGCGGGTGCGCTTCCATGCCGACGCGCAGATCTTCGGCGAGGGCGCGCAGTTCGTGCCGGCGCGGCTGTTCCGCATGGCCCGGTCGAAAGCCTATCTCTTCGGCGGCGTCGAGATCCGCTGGCGCTGCGCGCCGTCGCTGCTGAAGCCGGAGGGCGATGTCGCGCCGGAGGCGGTGTTCCGCTTTCCCGGAGGCCTGCGCGATTATCTGGGCCGCGAGATCGAGGGCAAGGATCTCGTCGCCGAGCCGATCTTCGCCGGCAAAATTACGCGGGACGGAAGCCATGGCTCGCTGGAATGGGCGATCGCCTGGCTCGCCACCGGCGAGGACGGCTTCTCCTCCTCCTATTGCAACACCATCCCGACGCCCGAGGGCGGCACGCATGAGCAGGGGCTGCGCATCGCGCTGCTTCGCGGCCTGCGTGACCATGCCGAGCGCATCGGCCAGTCCAAGCGCATGGCGCAGGTCACCTCCGACGACGTGATGGCGACCTGCGCGGCGATGCTTTCGGTCTTCATCCGCGAGCCGGAATTCCAGGGCCAGACCAAGGACAAGCTGGCGACGCTGGAGGCAGCGCGCATCGTCGAGAACGCCGTCCGCGACGCTTTCGACCACTGGCTGGCCCAGGCGCCGCAGCAGGCGCTGAAGCTGCTCGACTGGTCGGTCGACCGGGCCGAGGAGCGGCTGCGTCGCCGGCTCGAGAAGGAGGTCTCGCGCAAGACCGCGACGCGCAAGCTCAGGCTGCCCGGCAAGCTCGCCGACTGCTCGAATGCTGGCGCGGCGGGCTCGGAGATCTTCATCGTCGAGGGCGACTCGGCCGGCGGCTCGGCCAAGCAGGCGCGCAACCGCGCGACGCAGGCGATCCTGCCGCTGCGCGGCAAGATCCTCAATGTCGCCAATGCGACGCGCGAGAAGCTGAATGCAAATCAGCAGCTCGCCGATCTCATCCTGGCGCTGGGCTGCGGCATCGGCAGCCAGTTCCGCGAAGACGACCTGCGCTACGAGAAGGTCATCGTCATGACCGACGCCGATGTCGACGGCGCGCATATCGCCTCGCTGCTGGTCACCTTTTTCTGGCGCCAGATGCCGCGGCTGATCGAGAAGGGGCATCTCTACCTTTCGATCCCGCCGCTCTACCGCCTGCGCCATGGCGGCAAATCCGTCTATGCCCGCGACGACGCCCACAAGGACGAGCTCATCGCGACCGTCTTTAAGGGCAAGAAACCCGAGATCGGCCGCTTCAAGGGCCTCGGCGAGATGATGCCGGCCGAGCTCAAGGAAACCACGATGGACCCGGCCAAGCGCATCCTGCTCAAGGTCATGGTCGATCACGAGGCGCGCGAGGAAACCTCGGATACGGTCGAGCGGCTGATGGGCAACAAGCCGGAGGCCCGCTTCCTCTTCATCCAGGAGCGCGCCGCCTTTGCCGGCGAACTGATCGACCTGTGAGCCCGCCGACGATGGCAGCGCGACAGGGCCAGCCCCGCATCGATGCCGGGTTGGCCGGCAAAGCTGCCGGGCTGCCGGGCGCAGTGCCGCCCGTCATGATCGGGGCATGTCACATGAACCGCCCCTCGCCTCGCCGCATCGAACCTGCTCCCGCCATGATCCCGACGGCCTCGCCGACCATCCTTTCCGCCACGGGCCGCTGATCCGATGGGGCCTGCTGCTTCCGCTGCATCTCGACGCGACGGCGATCTGGCGGCGCCCGGCTGGGACGATATCGGCATCTTCCACGCCATCGCCGAGAGCGGGTCGCTGGCCCTGGCGGCGGTCCGGCTCGGGTTGAGCGAGGCGACGACTGCGCGTCGGCTCAAGGCCTTCGAGCGCCGCCTCGGCCTGCTGCTCTTCCGCCGCGGCGCCAACCGCCTGATCCCGACCGAGGCCGGTGCGGCGCTGGCGCGCGAGGCGGAGGGCGTCGCGACCGCCGTCGCCCGTTTCGCCAGCCGGGCACGAGCGGCACGTCCCGAGGCCTCGGCGCCGGTGCGTGTGACGGCCACCACCTCGATCAGCCTGTTCCTGACCAAGCATGCCGGCACGATCTCGGCCGGGGCCGGCGGCGTCGAGATCGTCATCATCAGCACGCGCCAGCGTCTCGACCTCGCGCGCGGCGACGCCGACATCGCGGTGCGGATGAGCCGCATCCCGGAGGAGCCGGGCCATTACGGCCAGAAGGTCGGGCGCCTCGTCCAGGCGCTCTATGTCCGCCGGGACGTCGATCCCGAGGCGGCACCGATCATCTCGGTCAGCCGCGAAACCTCCTCGCGGATCGACGAGCACATCATCGCCTATGCGGCCGGGCGGCCGATCGCCGCGCGTGTCGGCGATTCCGCGGCCCGCTACGAGAGCGTCCGCTCGGCCGGCGCCGTGTCGATGGTGCCCTGCTTCATGGGCGACGCAGATCCCCTGCTGCGCAGGCTGGCGCCACCGCCCGATTTGACGGCGGACGAAATCTTCCTGGTCACGCATGAGGTCTCGCGGCAGCGGCCCGCCGTCGTCGCGGTACTGGCCGCGCTGCGCAAGCTGTTCCGCGACCATCGCGCCGGGCTGGAGGGCCAGGTCCCGCCGACCAAGTGAGATCGGTTGCATTCGACCGATCGCGGGAAGGTTTCGCTAACCCTCCCTTTACGGCTCCCGGCGCAGAGTCGTGTCATCGGGGCGTGGGGATGCCCCCTGATGCGGGAGGGCCCGATGCGGCTCATCGACCTTTTCTTGAAGAACGAGCGCGGCACCCTCGTCGCGAACATCGCCAAGGCCGGCGCGGCGATCGCGTTCCTGTCGGTTCTGGCGGCCAATTTTGTCTCCAGCCAGACCGCCCATTTCGACCGCGAGCGGCTGGCACAGGTCGCAGCCGCAGCCTCCGGCAACAAGGGCGACCCAATGGTCACCGGCTCGCTGCGCAAGGCTGCCGCCGAGACCCGCCTCGACCCCTGCGTGGTCCCGCGCTGAGGCTCAGCCCAGCCAGGCCAGCAGCTCTGCGGTGACGGCCTCCGGGCTCTCCAGCGTCGAGAGATGGCCGCAGCCCGGAATCGCCACCAGCCTCGCGGCCGCGCCGATCCCCTCGGCGATCTCAAGGGCTTCCGCCGGCGGCGTGATCGCGTCCTCCTCGCCGACCAGCACCAGTGTCGGCACGGCAATCGCCGAGAGGCCAGGCCGCGAATCCGGGCGGGCCATGATGGCGCGCTGCTGACGCACGAAGCCGTCCGCTCCGATCGCATCCGCCATTGCGCGCACGAGCAGGCGCAGCTCCTCGTCGGCCAGGCGCGCCGGCGCCACCAGCTTCTGCCAGAGCAGCGTCGTGACGTTGTCGAAAGCCCCCTTCTGAGCGAGCGCGATCATCTGCTCGCGCGGGGCGTTGGTTTCAGGCGTCGGCGGCTTGGCGGTCGTGTCGAGCAATGCGAGCCGCGTCACGCGCTGCGGTGCCTGTCGCATCACCTCGAAGGCGACATAGCCGCCCATCGACAGGCCGCAGAGCGCGAAGCGCTCCGGTGCTGTCGCGAGCAGCCGCTGGACCACCGCTGCGAGGCTCTCGTCGCGATCGTGACGGGCGACCATGACCGAGCGTCCCGGCGCAAGAGCGGGCCATTGCGGAGCGTAGAGACGCGCATCGCAATTCAGTCCCGGGATCAGGACAAGCGGTTCAGTCATGGTATTGGAGCTCCTCAAGGCGCTAGTTGATTGACTTTGCCCTGCTTTTTCTGCATTGCACAGCAGTCCGAAGGCGCGCAGGCACAGACGTCGCGCCACCGTCGCGGTTGATCAGGTCATCCCGCCACGTGTCACCGACCCT
This portion of the Bosea sp. OAE506 genome encodes:
- a CDS encoding P-II family nitrogen regulator; amino-acid sequence: MKKIEAIIKPFKLDEVKEALQEVGLQGITVLEAKGFGRQKGHTELYRGAEYVVDFLPKVKIEIVLADEMVDGAIEAIMKAAQTGRIGDGKIFVSTVEGAIRIRTGETGADAI
- a CDS encoding glycosyltransferase family 1 protein codes for the protein MTTIHINGRFLAQPLTGVQRFARELTQALDRRILRGAVPPALANAAWRLVVPENAAEDFALAAIERERLGGGSGHLWEQTALAWHSRNAILLGFGGSGPLLHRRQLTVIHDVTIVRHPESFSRAYRLFHRLLGTILTRSATVATVSDFSRREIGAVFGVDPDGIAVIHNATDHFAALAPDEAILQRLGLAGGDYFLLVGTLKPNKNVAFAIRAFEALGARGQKLVIVGGVHSHVFKGGGYGTGENLVFAGRLEDAEIAALERRATAFLFPSLYEGFGIPPLEAMSQGCPVLAADIPPVREACGDAALYFDPRDEAPLIAAMRRILDEPGLRQELAGRGHDNGVRFSWDRSAAALLDVIAGLATRR
- the glnA gene encoding type I glutamate--ammonia ligase, translated to MKNAKDVLKAIKDNDVKYVDFRFTDPRGKWQHVTFDVTMIDEDIFAEGTMFDGSSIAGWKAINESDMLLMPDPTTACMDPFFSAATMVITCDVLEPATGEPYGRDPRGMAKKAEAYLKSTGIGDTIYVGPEAEFFVFDDVKIAADPYNTGFKLDNVELPINGMTEYEGGNLGHRIATKGGYFPVPPQDSAQDMRGEMLAAMAAMGAKVEKHHHEVASAQHELGLKFDTLTHMADTMQVYKYAIHNVAQSYGKTATFMPKPIYGDNGSGMHVHQSIWKGGKPIMAGNKYADLSQECLWYIGGIIKHAKSLNAFTNPSTNSYKRLVPGYEAPVLLAYSARNRSASCRIPWTTSPKAKRVEVRFPDPMANPYLAFAAMLMAGIDGIVNKIDPGPAMDKDLYDLPPRELKKIPTVCGSLREALESLKKDNAYLKAGGVFNDDFIESYIELKMQDVARFEMTPHPVEFAMYYSY
- a CDS encoding alpha/beta hydrolase, with protein sequence MTEPLVLIPGLNCDARLYAPQWPALAPGRSVMVARHDRDESLAAVVQRLLATAPERFALCGLSMGGYVAFEVMRQAPQRVTRLALLDTTAKPPTPETNAPREQMIALAQKGAFDNVTTLLWQKLVAPARLADEELRLLVRAMADAIGADGFVRQQRAIMARPDSRPGLSAIAVPTLVLVGEEDAITPPAEALEIAEGIGAAARLVAIPGCGHLSTLESPEAVTAELLAWLG
- a CDS encoding LysR family transcriptional regulator; this translates as MGPAASAASRRDGDLAAPGWDDIGIFHAIAESGSLALAAVRLGLSEATTARRLKAFERRLGLLLFRRGANRLIPTEAGAALAREAEGVATAVARFASRARAARPEASAPVRVTATTSISLFLTKHAGTISAGAGGVEIVIISTRQRLDLARGDADIAVRMSRIPEEPGHYGQKVGRLVQALYVRRDVDPEAAPIISVSRETSSRIDEHIIAYAAGRPIAARVGDSAARYESVRSAGAVSMVPCFMGDADPLLRRLAPPPDLTADEIFLVTHEVSRQRPAVVAVLAALRKLFRDHRAGLEGQVPPTK